A single region of the Salvia miltiorrhiza cultivar Shanhuang (shh) chromosome 8, IMPLAD_Smil_shh, whole genome shotgun sequence genome encodes:
- the LOC130997502 gene encoding pentatricopeptide repeat-containing protein At1g02370, mitochondrial-like, whose protein sequence is MAIMRIIGRLILQKSSQSSLPRLLSTAAQQPKSRNTLFYKVVGASSKSSIADVINEWVRCGKIVRKGDIVNISNYFRSRKNFRAALQLYEWIDSSNLQITAADHAIHIDLLGRAEGLASAEKYFDSLSEKTSKTYGALLSCYCRERALDKALETFEKINEFNHASTLDFNNVLSLYYNLAKPEKVVSLVQEMEEKNIAPDIYTFNMLINSHAALNNLDALEGVMEKMENSNIKPDLFTYGNLATIYFNAGLHDKATAFLELMEKMEAKKNTAREACRTRLRLYSMMNDLSGVNRAWEALKLDEPKPSNTSYLFMLLALAKLGNQENLEKILMEWEESQTLYDYRLPNVLLDYYISRDMIEEANSLYKRLADGLTDRGSDPNLKTLELFTSLCLKNSEIDLALEYLEKGLDKAKSRDSRWFPRDETVEEFIRYFEEKSDTERGGKFIESMKKHNRLSSNSLLLYIKATEAGS, encoded by the exons ATGGCTATTATGAGAATCATCGGCCGTTTAATCCTCCAGAAATCGTCGCAATCTTCTCTTCCACGGTTGCTGTCGACGGCCGCGCAGCAACCAAAATCTCGAAACACTCTTTTCTATAAAGTGGTCGGCGCGAGCTCCAAATCCAGTATCGCGGACGTCATCAACGAATGGGTTCGTTGCGGGAAGATAGTGAGGAAAGGCGACATTGTCAACATCAGCAATTACTTCCGCTCTCGCAAGAACTTCCGAGCTGCACTTCAG CTTTATGAGTGGATCGACAGCAGCAATCTTCAGATAACCGCAGCTGATCATGCTATACATATCGACCTCCTTGGAAGGGCTGAGGGTTTAGCTTCTGCCGAAAAATACTTTGATAGCCTCTCAGAGAAAACTAGTAAAACATATGGAGCACTTCTCAGCTGTTATTGCAGGGAGAGGGCTTTGGACAAGGCTTTGGAGACCTTTGAGAAGATCAATGAGTTCAATCACGCAAGCACGCTAGATTTCAACAACGTGCTTTCGCTTTACTATAACTTGGCGAAGCCTGAAAAGGTTGTCTCTCTAGTGCAAGAAATGGAGGAAAAGAATATTGCTCCTGACATTTATACTTTCAACATGTTGATCAATAGTCATGCTGCTCTGAATAATTTAGACGCACTTGAAGGAGTTATGGAGAAAATGGAGAATAGTAATATCAAACCTGATTTGTTTACATATGGAAATCTGGCTACCATATATTTCAACGCAGGGCTGCATGACAAGGCCACGGCTTTCCTTGAACTGATGGAGAAGATGGAAGCTAAGAAAAATACCGCAAGGGAAGCTTGTCGTACCCGCCTCAGGTTGTACTCAATGATGAATGATCTGTCGGGGGTTAATCGAGCATGGGAGGCTCTAAAGTTGGACGAACCAAAACCCTCTAATACTAGTTATCTTTTCATGCTTTTGGCTCTCGCGAAACTGGGGAACCAGGAAAACCTTGAGAAGATTTTGATGGAGTGGGAAGAAAGCCAGACCTTGTATGATTACCGGCTGCCAAATGTGTTGCTGGATTATTACATCTCTCGGGACATGATTGAAGAAGCTAATTCGCTCTACAAAAGATTGGCAGACGGGTTGACAGACAGAGGGTCGGATCCAAATTTGAAGACGCTGGAGCTGTTTACATCTCTATGCTTGAAGAACTCTGAGATAGATTTGGCTCTCGAGTATTTGGAGAAGGGATTAGACAAGGCAAAATCGCGGGACAGTAGGTGGTTTCCCAGAGATGAAACCGTTGAAGAATTTATCCGTTATTTTGAGGAGAAGAGTGATACAGAGAGAGGTGGGAAGTTCATCGAGAGCATGAAGAAGCACAACCGTCTGAGTTCCAATTCTTTGCTTTTGTATATCAAAGCTACTGAAGCGGGAAGCTAA
- the LOC130997503 gene encoding tip elongation aberrant protein 1-like isoform X1 encodes MGSLGGGGGEVARNNAMWVYPKMMGANPSERWGHSACYFNGLIYIFGGCRGGVHFSDVLVCNLATMRWNVLKTWGQGPGPRDSHSAVLVGHKMLVFGGTNGCRKVNDLHILDLLSREWTRPECRGDPPCARESHTANVVGDEKMVIFGGSGEGEANYLNDLHVLDLNNMEWSSPEVVNKGSVPAPRDSHSAVAVGHRLFVFGGDSGYRYQGDVSVLDMNNVVWSKLDTHGPSPGARAGHAAVSIGTKVYVLGGVGDKQYYNDIWVLDVITSSWVQLETNSPKSQGRFSHTATVTNSGIAIFGGCGEDERPLNELLVLQIDSQTCRAFGNTYKEETKVLLTKAESSVQQKTIFVGDNEDSTSQQIEELELVPKQSFRFGSGRLHPKRRRTSNSKLPEDSLELKEHSVSRSQQSSPSSQSDHEQTHMQKNAGTSYSSSPRVHMMFRQNTPNPNSFQLNNVPSNQASSRHAASTTFPEMYPSSEHPKQAKHDHKNAICSDACRVQCNAAETLSLGKTRNLMGAEVRGQVDGAFDSGYLMTATVNGKVFRGVLFAAGPDLVSRGAILSHHPHSSPHHVGASNVQNHAIPIVAYPRHPVKVLGHGPEQAQPRRSSPERRGSLPFGKESRAKSELQGVVLTLASPGSDRSRV; translated from the exons ATGGGGTCTttgggaggaggaggaggagaagtTGCAAGAAATAATGCAATGTGGGTTTATCCAAAGATGATGGGTGCTAACCCTTCTGAGAGATGGGGACATTCTGCTTGCTACTTCAATGGTTTGATTTACATTTTTGGA GGATGCCGCGGGGGAGTGCATTTCAGCGACGTGCTGGTGTGCAATCTTGCAACGATGAGGTGGAACGTGCTCAAGACATGGGGGCAGGGGCCGGGGCCGAGAGACAGCCACAGCGCCGTGCTCGTGGGCCACAAGATGCTCGTGTTTGGAGGCACCAATGGGTGTAGGAAGGTGAATGACTTGCACATATTGGACCTCCTCTCGAGGGAGTGGACCCGCCCCGAATGCCGTGGAGATCCACCCTGTGCTCGAGAGAGCCACACGGCTAATGTGGTTGGTGATGAGAAGATGGTCATATTTGGGGGCAGTGGAGAAGGGGAGGCtaattatttgaatgacttGCATGTCTTGGACCTAAATAATATGGAGTGGTCGTCGCCCGAGGTGGTGAACAAGGGGAGCGTGCCCGCCCCTCGTGACAGCCATAGCGCCGTGGCTGTGGGCCACCGCCTTTTCGTGTTTGGGGGTGACTCTGGTTATAGATATCAAGGAGATGTTAGTGTGTTGGACATGAATAATGTGGTTTGGTCTAAG TTGGACACGCACGGACCTTCACCCGGTGCTCGTGCAGGGCATGCTGCTGTAAGCATAGGCACCAAG gTATATGTGCTTGGGGGAGTTGGTGACAAGCAATACTACAACGATATATGGGTTCTTGATGTGATAACGTCTTCGTGGGTTCAGCTTGAAACCAATTCGCCAAAATCTCAAGGGCGATTCTCTCATACAGCCACTGTCACAAATTCGGGCATTGCCATATTTGGAGG GTGTGGAGAGGACGAACGCCCTTTAAATGAATTGCTCGTCTTGCAGATTGACTCGCAAACGTGCAGGGCTTTTGGAAACACGTATAAAGAAGAAACCAAGGTTTTACTCACCAAAGCAGAGAGTAGTGTG CAGCAGAAGACGATATTTGTAGGCGACAATGAAGATTCAACATCACAGCAAATCGAGGAGCTTGAGCTCGTTCCAAAACAGTCTTTCCGTTTTGGTTCTGGTAG GTTGCATCCCAAGAGGCGAAGAACTAGCAATTCGAAGCTGCCTGAAGATAGTCTGGAGCTCAAAGAACATTCTGTTTCACGGTCACAGCAATCATCTCCATCGTCCCAATCTGATCACGAGCAGACTCACATGCAGAAAAACGCCGGCACTTCTTACTCTTCTTCTCCCCGAGTTCATATGATGTTCAGGCAAAACACGCCCAATCCAAACAGTTTCCAGCTAAACAATGTGCCTTCAAACCAGGCCAGCTCGAGGCACGCGGCTTCTACAACTTTCCCCGAGATGTATCCATCATCGGAGCATCCGAAACAGGCCAAACACGATCATAAGAACGCGATCTGCAGTGATGCATGTCGAGTGCAGTGCAATGCTGCAGAAACATTATCTCTAGGGAAAACAAGAAATCTG ATGGGAGCAGAGGTACGAGGTCAGGTTGATGGAGCATTCGACTCAGGCTACCTCATGACGGCAACAGTGAACGGGAAAGTCTTTCGAGGGGTCTTATTTGCTGCA GGACCTGATCTTGTGTCGCGGGGCGCCATCCTCAGCCACCATCCTCATTCTTCGCCTCACCACGTTGGCGCTAGCAATGTACAAAACCACGCCATTCCCATAGTCGCGTACCCAAGGCATCCGGTGAAGGTGCTTGGACACGGCCCCGAGCAAGCTCAACCTAGAAGGTCGTCTCCGGAGAGGCGAGGCTCTCTCCCTTTCGGGAAGGAGTCGAGGGCTAAAAGTGAGCTTCAAGGTGTAGTATTGACACTAGCAAGCCCCGGGAGCGACCGCAGTAGGGTTTAG
- the LOC130997503 gene encoding tip elongation aberrant protein 1-like isoform X2: MGSLGGGGGEVARNNAMWVYPKMMGANPSERWGHSACYFNGLIYIFGGCRGGVHFSDVLVCNLATMRWNVLKTWGQGPGPRDSHSAVLVGHKMLVFGGTNGCRKVNDLHILDLLSREWTRPECRGDPPCARESHTANVVGDEKMVIFGGSGEGEANYLNDLHVLDLNNMEWSSPEVVNKGSVPAPRDSHSAVAVGHRLFVFGGDSGYRYQGDVSVLDMNNVVWSKLDTHGPSPGARAGHAAVSIGTKVYVLGGVGDKQYYNDIWVLDVITSSWVQLETNSPKSQGRFSHTATVTNSGIAIFGGCGEDERPLNELLVLQIDSQTCRAFGNTYKEETKVLLTKAESSVQKTIFVGDNEDSTSQQIEELELVPKQSFRFGSGRLHPKRRRTSNSKLPEDSLELKEHSVSRSQQSSPSSQSDHEQTHMQKNAGTSYSSSPRVHMMFRQNTPNPNSFQLNNVPSNQASSRHAASTTFPEMYPSSEHPKQAKHDHKNAICSDACRVQCNAAETLSLGKTRNLMGAEVRGQVDGAFDSGYLMTATVNGKVFRGVLFAAGPDLVSRGAILSHHPHSSPHHVGASNVQNHAIPIVAYPRHPVKVLGHGPEQAQPRRSSPERRGSLPFGKESRAKSELQGVVLTLASPGSDRSRV, translated from the exons ATGGGGTCTttgggaggaggaggaggagaagtTGCAAGAAATAATGCAATGTGGGTTTATCCAAAGATGATGGGTGCTAACCCTTCTGAGAGATGGGGACATTCTGCTTGCTACTTCAATGGTTTGATTTACATTTTTGGA GGATGCCGCGGGGGAGTGCATTTCAGCGACGTGCTGGTGTGCAATCTTGCAACGATGAGGTGGAACGTGCTCAAGACATGGGGGCAGGGGCCGGGGCCGAGAGACAGCCACAGCGCCGTGCTCGTGGGCCACAAGATGCTCGTGTTTGGAGGCACCAATGGGTGTAGGAAGGTGAATGACTTGCACATATTGGACCTCCTCTCGAGGGAGTGGACCCGCCCCGAATGCCGTGGAGATCCACCCTGTGCTCGAGAGAGCCACACGGCTAATGTGGTTGGTGATGAGAAGATGGTCATATTTGGGGGCAGTGGAGAAGGGGAGGCtaattatttgaatgacttGCATGTCTTGGACCTAAATAATATGGAGTGGTCGTCGCCCGAGGTGGTGAACAAGGGGAGCGTGCCCGCCCCTCGTGACAGCCATAGCGCCGTGGCTGTGGGCCACCGCCTTTTCGTGTTTGGGGGTGACTCTGGTTATAGATATCAAGGAGATGTTAGTGTGTTGGACATGAATAATGTGGTTTGGTCTAAG TTGGACACGCACGGACCTTCACCCGGTGCTCGTGCAGGGCATGCTGCTGTAAGCATAGGCACCAAG gTATATGTGCTTGGGGGAGTTGGTGACAAGCAATACTACAACGATATATGGGTTCTTGATGTGATAACGTCTTCGTGGGTTCAGCTTGAAACCAATTCGCCAAAATCTCAAGGGCGATTCTCTCATACAGCCACTGTCACAAATTCGGGCATTGCCATATTTGGAGG GTGTGGAGAGGACGAACGCCCTTTAAATGAATTGCTCGTCTTGCAGATTGACTCGCAAACGTGCAGGGCTTTTGGAAACACGTATAAAGAAGAAACCAAGGTTTTACTCACCAAAGCAGAGAGTAGTGTG CAGAAGACGATATTTGTAGGCGACAATGAAGATTCAACATCACAGCAAATCGAGGAGCTTGAGCTCGTTCCAAAACAGTCTTTCCGTTTTGGTTCTGGTAG GTTGCATCCCAAGAGGCGAAGAACTAGCAATTCGAAGCTGCCTGAAGATAGTCTGGAGCTCAAAGAACATTCTGTTTCACGGTCACAGCAATCATCTCCATCGTCCCAATCTGATCACGAGCAGACTCACATGCAGAAAAACGCCGGCACTTCTTACTCTTCTTCTCCCCGAGTTCATATGATGTTCAGGCAAAACACGCCCAATCCAAACAGTTTCCAGCTAAACAATGTGCCTTCAAACCAGGCCAGCTCGAGGCACGCGGCTTCTACAACTTTCCCCGAGATGTATCCATCATCGGAGCATCCGAAACAGGCCAAACACGATCATAAGAACGCGATCTGCAGTGATGCATGTCGAGTGCAGTGCAATGCTGCAGAAACATTATCTCTAGGGAAAACAAGAAATCTG ATGGGAGCAGAGGTACGAGGTCAGGTTGATGGAGCATTCGACTCAGGCTACCTCATGACGGCAACAGTGAACGGGAAAGTCTTTCGAGGGGTCTTATTTGCTGCA GGACCTGATCTTGTGTCGCGGGGCGCCATCCTCAGCCACCATCCTCATTCTTCGCCTCACCACGTTGGCGCTAGCAATGTACAAAACCACGCCATTCCCATAGTCGCGTACCCAAGGCATCCGGTGAAGGTGCTTGGACACGGCCCCGAGCAAGCTCAACCTAGAAGGTCGTCTCCGGAGAGGCGAGGCTCTCTCCCTTTCGGGAAGGAGTCGAGGGCTAAAAGTGAGCTTCAAGGTGTAGTATTGACACTAGCAAGCCCCGGGAGCGACCGCAGTAGGGTTTAG
- the LOC130997503 gene encoding uncharacterized protein LOC130997503 isoform X3, translating to MRWNVLKTWGQGPGPRDSHSAVLVGHKMLVFGGTNGCRKVNDLHILDLLSREWTRPECRGDPPCARESHTANVVGDEKMVIFGGSGEGEANYLNDLHVLDLNNMEWSSPEVVNKGSVPAPRDSHSAVAVGHRLFVFGGDSGYRYQGDVSVLDMNNVVWSKLDTHGPSPGARAGHAAVSIGTKVYVLGGVGDKQYYNDIWVLDVITSSWVQLETNSPKSQGRFSHTATVTNSGIAIFGGCGEDERPLNELLVLQIDSQTCRAFGNTYKEETKVLLTKAESSVQQKTIFVGDNEDSTSQQIEELELVPKQSFRFGSGRLHPKRRRTSNSKLPEDSLELKEHSVSRSQQSSPSSQSDHEQTHMQKNAGTSYSSSPRVHMMFRQNTPNPNSFQLNNVPSNQASSRHAASTTFPEMYPSSEHPKQAKHDHKNAICSDACRVQCNAAETLSLGKTRNLMGAEVRGQVDGAFDSGYLMTATVNGKVFRGVLFAAGPDLVSRGAILSHHPHSSPHHVGASNVQNHAIPIVAYPRHPVKVLGHGPEQAQPRRSSPERRGSLPFGKESRAKSELQGVVLTLASPGSDRSRV from the exons ATGAGGTGGAACGTGCTCAAGACATGGGGGCAGGGGCCGGGGCCGAGAGACAGCCACAGCGCCGTGCTCGTGGGCCACAAGATGCTCGTGTTTGGAGGCACCAATGGGTGTAGGAAGGTGAATGACTTGCACATATTGGACCTCCTCTCGAGGGAGTGGACCCGCCCCGAATGCCGTGGAGATCCACCCTGTGCTCGAGAGAGCCACACGGCTAATGTGGTTGGTGATGAGAAGATGGTCATATTTGGGGGCAGTGGAGAAGGGGAGGCtaattatttgaatgacttGCATGTCTTGGACCTAAATAATATGGAGTGGTCGTCGCCCGAGGTGGTGAACAAGGGGAGCGTGCCCGCCCCTCGTGACAGCCATAGCGCCGTGGCTGTGGGCCACCGCCTTTTCGTGTTTGGGGGTGACTCTGGTTATAGATATCAAGGAGATGTTAGTGTGTTGGACATGAATAATGTGGTTTGGTCTAAG TTGGACACGCACGGACCTTCACCCGGTGCTCGTGCAGGGCATGCTGCTGTAAGCATAGGCACCAAG gTATATGTGCTTGGGGGAGTTGGTGACAAGCAATACTACAACGATATATGGGTTCTTGATGTGATAACGTCTTCGTGGGTTCAGCTTGAAACCAATTCGCCAAAATCTCAAGGGCGATTCTCTCATACAGCCACTGTCACAAATTCGGGCATTGCCATATTTGGAGG GTGTGGAGAGGACGAACGCCCTTTAAATGAATTGCTCGTCTTGCAGATTGACTCGCAAACGTGCAGGGCTTTTGGAAACACGTATAAAGAAGAAACCAAGGTTTTACTCACCAAAGCAGAGAGTAGTGTG CAGCAGAAGACGATATTTGTAGGCGACAATGAAGATTCAACATCACAGCAAATCGAGGAGCTTGAGCTCGTTCCAAAACAGTCTTTCCGTTTTGGTTCTGGTAG GTTGCATCCCAAGAGGCGAAGAACTAGCAATTCGAAGCTGCCTGAAGATAGTCTGGAGCTCAAAGAACATTCTGTTTCACGGTCACAGCAATCATCTCCATCGTCCCAATCTGATCACGAGCAGACTCACATGCAGAAAAACGCCGGCACTTCTTACTCTTCTTCTCCCCGAGTTCATATGATGTTCAGGCAAAACACGCCCAATCCAAACAGTTTCCAGCTAAACAATGTGCCTTCAAACCAGGCCAGCTCGAGGCACGCGGCTTCTACAACTTTCCCCGAGATGTATCCATCATCGGAGCATCCGAAACAGGCCAAACACGATCATAAGAACGCGATCTGCAGTGATGCATGTCGAGTGCAGTGCAATGCTGCAGAAACATTATCTCTAGGGAAAACAAGAAATCTG ATGGGAGCAGAGGTACGAGGTCAGGTTGATGGAGCATTCGACTCAGGCTACCTCATGACGGCAACAGTGAACGGGAAAGTCTTTCGAGGGGTCTTATTTGCTGCA GGACCTGATCTTGTGTCGCGGGGCGCCATCCTCAGCCACCATCCTCATTCTTCGCCTCACCACGTTGGCGCTAGCAATGTACAAAACCACGCCATTCCCATAGTCGCGTACCCAAGGCATCCGGTGAAGGTGCTTGGACACGGCCCCGAGCAAGCTCAACCTAGAAGGTCGTCTCCGGAGAGGCGAGGCTCTCTCCCTTTCGGGAAGGAGTCGAGGGCTAAAAGTGAGCTTCAAGGTGTAGTATTGACACTAGCAAGCCCCGGGAGCGACCGCAGTAGGGTTTAG